aaaaaaaggttcaactgtcaaaaatgtcacattacattgggttagggttaggaacagggttaggaacagggtcattcATCACTGCTGTCATTCTTTAGTTTGAAGCTCAGTGTGTTCTCGTGCTAAATATTAAACTCAGATGGAAGTTAATTTGAGCCCAATCAGATTGTTCTCAAATCACTCCAACCAAAATTGATGAGCCTCAAGCTGTACCAGTGGCACCGTTCAAAGTACAGGTGGACCTGTTCAAAGTACAGGTGGACCTATTCAAAGTACAGGTGGCACCGTTCAAAGTACAGGTGGACCTGTTCAAAGTACAGGTGGACCTATTCAAAGTACAGGTGGACCTGTTCAAAGTACAGGTGGACCTATTCAAAGTACAGGTGGCACCGTTCAAAGTACAGCTGGCACCGTTCAAAGTACAGGTGGACCTATTCAAAGTACAGGTGGACCTGTTCAAAGTACAGGTGGACCTATTCAAAGTACAGGTGGACCTGTTCAAAGTACAGGTGGACCTGTTCAAAGTACAGGTGGACCTATTCAAAGTACAGGTGGCACCGTTCAAAGTACAGGTGGACCATTCAAAGTACAGGTGGACATGTTCAAAGTACAGGTGGACATGTTCAAAGTACAGGTGGACCTATTCAAAGTACAGGTGGCACCGTTCAAAGTACAGGTGGACCTGTTCAAAGTACAGGTGGACCTATTCAAAGTACAGGTGGACCTGTTCAAAGTACAGGTGGACCTATTCAAAGTACAGGTGGCACCGTTCAAAGTACAGGTGGCACCGTTCAAAGTACAGGTGGACCTATTCAAAGTACAGGTGGACCTGTTCAAAGTACAGGTGGACCTATTCAAAGTACAGGTGGACCTGTTCAAAGTACAGGTGGACCTATTCAAAGTACAGGTGGCACCGTTCAAAGTACAGGTGGACCTATTCAAAGTACAGGTGGACATGTTCAAAGTACAGGTGGACATGTTCAAAGTACAGGTGGCACCGTTCAAAGTACAGGGAACAGGAAGTGGAGTGACAGACGCCTCTGTTTCCTTTTTCTATGCAAGTCTGGCTGTTGGTCGCTTTGAATGAACTGAGGCTTTGGCACATTAGAGATAAAAGTCTGATCAATGGCACTGCACAAGTGACCGCAGAAGAAGAAAATGAGGAGATAGAgttggtggaggaggtggaggtggagtgTCACAGCGTCTCTCCTTTCACTTGCTCGTTGTTGTTGAGTCCTGGTGATGGTTTGCTTTTCATGGCCTCGGTGCCGCCTCGCGACGTCTCCTGGAAAAACAGATGAGGATGCCACACCGACATGATGATGCGCTTGTACTCCCTGCGGAAGTTCTGGTTGAGCAGACCGTAGATGATGGCGTTAAGGCAACTGTTGAAGTAAGCCATGAAGTAGCTGACCACAAACAGCCACTCGGGGATGCGAGGTGCCACGGTCTCTGGGTCGATAGCAACGGCGAGGCCAATGAAGTTGAGCGGTGCCCAACAGAttgcaaacaacacaaacacgacaaacatggtgatgaagtTCCTCAGGTCACTGGGCTTGATGCGCGGACGTACCTCCGACTTGACCTTCCGTCTCACCTGGATGACCAGGATCCAGATCCGCAGGTAACAGAAAGTGACCACGGCGATGGGGACGAAGAAGTGGATGACCACCACCGTGATGGTGTAGGACGTGCTGACTGTCTGCGCAAACGTGCAGGAGTAGATCCGAGAGTCGTACCGCAGCGAGCCCACGAAGAAGTTGGGCACAATGGCCACTACAGTCAGGAGCCAGACCAGCGCCACCAGCAGCAGCGTGTTGCGATAACTGTACAGTTTGTCGTAGCTGAAGCTGTGGCAGATGTAGCAGTAACGGTTGATGGCGATGGCGGTGATGTTGAAGATGGAGCCGATGACGCTTAAGCCCATCAGGAAACCACTGACCTAGAGAGGGAACAGAGAATAGGACAGGGTAGactagacctaaccctaaccctaaccctagacctccACTGACCTATGAGAGGGAACAGAGAATAGGAAAAGGGTACTCGAGACCTGAAGGGACTTCCACCAGATGTGTCCTTTAAAAGCAGACCagttaccctaaccctaacccagtagaGTTTTCAGGAAAAACAGTTCTGACATTTTTAACAGATGTCAGGTGGACGGCAGAAATATGGAATGGCAGGGTCGCCTGGAATATGGCTTAGGGTTCGGGTCACAGAACCATGGTGATAAAAGGACACTACGGGGACACTACGGGGACACTACAGGGGCACTATGAGGACACTACGGGGCACTACAGAGACATTACGGGGACGCTACGGGGGCACTATGGGGACACAACGGAGACACTACGGGGACACTATGGGGTACCCAGTGCCCTGAAATAATCACTAAGTGGTGTTGACTAACTGTCAGTGAGAGTTGGTCTAACCCCCTCACCCCACCCCCATTAATGTGCTGAAGCACAAAACAGAGTAGCTGACAGGGTCAAAATGAAAGCCCCTCCCATTTGTGTCGAAAGACAGGCAGCCAACTGCAAACACAACCATAAACAGGAAATGCAAGCTCCccctccctcacctgtctggatggacctcctccccctccctcacCTGTCTGAGTGTAACTGATACAGATGTTTTCCCGAACATGATAAAGAATTGTGATGTCAATATTCATCAAAATAATACTTTTTTCCATAACAGTGCAGTTCTACTCCACCCCCTCTTAAACCTACACCGTTATGCAGTTCTAGTCCACCCCCTCGTAAACCTACACCTTTATGCAGTACTACTCCACCCCTCTTAAATCTACACCTTTATGCAGCTCTTCTCCACCCCCTCTTAAACCTACACCTTTATGCAGCTCTTCTCCACCCCCTCTTAAACCTACACCTTTATGCAGCTCTACTCCACCCTCTGTTAAACCTACACCTTTATGCAGTTCTACTCCACCCCTCTGAAACTTACATCTTTATGCAGTTCTACTCCACCCCTCTTAAACCTACACCTTTATGCAGCTCTTCTCCACCCTCTGTTAAACCTACACCTTTATGCAGTTCTACTCCACCCCTCTTAAACCTACACCTTTATTCAGCTCTACTCCACCCCCTCTAAACCTACACCTTTATGCAGCTCTACTCTACCCCCTCTGAAACCTACATCTTTATGCAGTTCTACTCCACCCCTCTTAAACCTACACCTTTATGCAGTTCTACTCCACCCCCTCCTAAACCTACACCTTTATGCAGTTCTACTCCACCCCCTCCTAAACCTACACCTTTATGCAGCTCTACTCCACCCCCTCTGAAACCTACACCTTTATGCAGCTCTACTCCACCTTGTCTTAAACCTACACCTTTATGCAGTTCTACTCCATCCCCTCCTAAACCTACACTTTTATGCAGTTCTACTCCACCCGCTCTTAAACCTACATCTTTATGCAGTTCTACTCCACCCCCTCTGAAAGCTACACCATTAATACAGTTCTACTCCACCCCCTCTGAAAGCTACACCTTTAATACGGTTCTACTCCACCCCCTCTGAAAGCTACACCTTTAATATGGTTCTACTCCACCCCCTCTGAAAGCTACACCTTTAATACGGTTCTACTCCACCCCCTCTGAAATCTACACCTTTAATACAGTTCTACTCCACCCCCTCTGAAAGCTGCACCTTTATGCAGCTCTACTCCACCCCTCTGAAACctacacctttaacccatagactCACCTTACACTGGGTCTCTCCTAAGGACCAGCCATCATGGAAGATGGCGTACAACACCAGAGGATACGGATAGAAGGCAACCAGCAGGTCAGCGAAGGCCAGACTGACCACGAAGACATTACCTATtgaagagagaagaggaagaggaggggagaagagcaagaagaggagagaagaggaagaggaggagagaaaaggaagaggagagaagaggaagaaaaggagagaagaggagagaagaggaagaggagagaagaggaggaagaggaagaaaaggacagaagagagagaagaggaagaagaggagaaaagagaagaaaggagagaagaagagagaagaggaagaagagaagacaagagagaagaggaagaagaggagaaaagagaagaaaggagagaagaagagagaagaggaagatgaggagagaagaggaagaagaagaagagagaagaggaagaagaggagagaagaggaagaagaagagagaagagaaaaggaagaagaagagagaagaggaagaagagaagagaacagaaagaagaggagagaagaggaagaaagaggagagaagaagagagaagaggagaaaatagagaga
The Sphaeramia orbicularis unplaced genomic scaffold, fSphaOr1.1, whole genome shotgun sequence DNA segment above includes these coding regions:
- the LOC115416859 gene encoding melatonin receptor type 1B-like, with amino-acid sequence MDAPEDESLLKNRTETGPEPSRGAARPAWAVTALATVLIFTTVVDVVGNLLVVVSVLRNRKLRNAGNVFVVSLAFADLLVAFYPYPLVLYAIFHDGWSLGETQCKVSGFLMGLSVIGSIFNITAIAINRYCYICHSFSYDKLYSYRNTLLLVALVWLLTVVAIVPNFFVGSLRYDSRIYSCTFAQTVSTSYTITVVVIHFFVPIAVVTFCYLRIWILVIQVRRKVKSEVRPRIKPSDLRNFITMFVVFVLFAICWAPLNFIGLAVAIDPETVAPRIPEWLFVVSYFMAYFNSCLNAIIYGLLNQNFRREYKRIIMSVWHPHLFFQETSRGGTEAMKSKPSPGLNNNEQVKGETL